The following proteins are co-located in the Fusobacteriaceae bacterium genome:
- a CDS encoding helix-hairpin-helix domain-containing protein gives MKTQKTGMLCVLLLWGICASLSPGQEGPYKIIESKNMKTQPQRGKEEKMDLNTASKEEMSAKKIPISAVRGIVSYRETTGGFESVMELKRIKGIGPAAYEKISAVFRVGTPVRKKRFNINRANETTLSYYGFTKKEIAALSAWIGKHGRIRNNLDLMEILSKPRYETYKELVVYDAVP, from the coding sequence ATGAAAACGCAAAAAACAGGCATGTTGTGCGTTCTGCTGCTGTGGGGGATCTGCGCGTCCCTTTCCCCCGGACAGGAAGGGCCCTACAAGATCATCGAAAGCAAGAATATGAAGACGCAGCCCCAAAGGGGAAAAGAAGAAAAAATGGACCTCAATACGGCGTCCAAAGAAGAGATGAGCGCGAAGAAAATCCCCATCAGCGCGGTTCGCGGCATTGTGAGCTACCGGGAAACCACCGGAGGCTTTGAGTCCGTCATGGAATTGAAGCGGATCAAGGGGATCGGCCCCGCCGCCTATGAGAAAATTTCCGCGGTCTTCAGGGTAGGGACGCCCGTACGGAAAAAACGCTTCAACATCAATCGCGCAAATGAAACGACCCTGTCCTATTACGGGTTTACGAAAAAGGAAATCGCCGCCCTGTCCGCCTGGATCGGAAAACACGGGCGGATCCGGAACAACCTCGATCTGATGGAAATCCTGAGTAAGCCCCGTTATGAGACATACAAGGAACTTGTCGTCTACGACGCGGTTCCGTAA
- a CDS encoding cysteine hydrolase, with amino-acid sequence MAITLTDLIPKSKPFPPVSFQKDDTVLLLIDMQRLATGEHILHGAIEKGFDETEAREALKAYDEELNAAVRQAALLLDAFRRLGMTAIHVKIESRSNDARETSFAHRLSGFLVPKGSYWGQWIPETAPKEGEIVITKTCSGAVTGSDLDTVLRNLRTKNVLVTGFHLNQCVETTVRNLADLGYLTFVVSDAVSASTPKHYTNTMENILGVYARAITAAEAIKEIEK; translated from the coding sequence ATGGCAATTACCCTTACGGATTTGATTCCGAAAAGCAAACCCTTTCCCCCCGTTTCTTTCCAAAAAGACGATACGGTTCTGCTCTTGATCGACATGCAGCGTCTAGCGACCGGAGAGCACATCCTGCACGGCGCGATTGAAAAAGGCTTTGACGAGACCGAAGCGCGGGAAGCCCTCAAAGCCTACGACGAAGAATTGAACGCGGCGGTGCGCCAGGCCGCCCTTTTGCTCGACGCTTTCCGCAGGCTCGGCATGACGGCGATCCATGTGAAAATCGAATCCCGCTCCAACGACGCCCGGGAGACGTCCTTCGCCCACCGGCTTTCGGGATTTCTCGTTCCCAAGGGCAGTTACTGGGGCCAATGGATACCGGAAACGGCGCCCAAAGAGGGCGAGATCGTCATTACGAAGACCTGCTCGGGCGCGGTGACGGGCTCCGATCTGGATACGGTTTTGAGAAACCTGCGGACCAAAAACGTTCTCGTCACGGGCTTTCACCTCAACCAGTGCGTTGAGACCACCGTGCGCAATCTGGCCGACCTCGGTTATCTGACCTTTGTCGTGTCCGACGCCGTCAGCGCTTCCACGCCGAAGCACTATACGAACACCATGGAAAATATTCTGGGCGTCTATGCCCGCGCGATTACCGCGGCCGAGGCCATCAAGGAAATCGAAAAATGA
- a CDS encoding ABC transporter permease: MPITSGDGASHPEAPVIYKKRNSYLNADTWRRFKRNKSALFGMALFGVFVIFTIFADVIAPRALVYEQNIMNRMAPMSWQHIFGTDTYGRDIFARIVHATRYSLLMGIVSVVVGVALGSILAAVAGLYRGKVDTIIMSVMDTILCIPFMLLALAIVAALGPGLGNLLLALVIGSIPIYVRIIRSSILTMVESDFVEAARCCGSSDWYIVTKHVLPNAIGTIIVQATMSVGTRIIWAAALSYVGMGIQPPKPEWGAMLSEGKDYMMNCPRLVIFPGMAIVLCCMALNLMGDGLRDALDPRLKD, encoded by the coding sequence ATGCCCATAACAAGCGGCGACGGGGCCTCACATCCTGAGGCGCCTGTCATTTACAAAAAACGAAATTCCTATCTGAACGCCGACACCTGGAGACGCTTCAAGCGGAACAAATCCGCGCTGTTCGGTATGGCGCTGTTCGGCGTTTTTGTGATTTTCACCATATTTGCCGACGTCATCGCCCCCAGGGCCCTCGTCTACGAGCAAAATATCATGAACCGCATGGCGCCCATGAGCTGGCAGCACATTTTCGGCACGGACACCTATGGACGCGACATTTTCGCGAGAATTGTCCACGCGACGCGGTATTCGCTCCTGATGGGGATCGTCAGCGTCGTCGTGGGCGTCGCTCTCGGGAGCATCCTCGCCGCCGTGGCGGGTCTCTACCGGGGAAAAGTGGATACGATCATCATGTCCGTCATGGATACGATACTCTGCATCCCTTTTATGCTGCTGGCCTTGGCCATTGTGGCGGCCCTGGGACCCGGTCTCGGCAACCTGCTGCTGGCGCTTGTCATCGGATCCATTCCCATATATGTCCGGATTATCCGCTCCTCGATCCTGACCATGGTCGAGAGCGATTTTGTGGAGGCGGCCCGCTGCTGCGGCTCGTCGGACTGGTACATCGTGACAAAGCACGTGCTGCCCAACGCCATCGGTACGATCATTGTCCAGGCGACAATGTCCGTGGGCACGAGAATCATCTGGGCGGCGGCGTTGAGTTACGTGGGCATGGGCATACAGCCGCCGAAGCCCGAATGGGGAGCCATGCTCAGCGAGGGCAAGGATTACATGATGAATTGTCCGAGACTCGTGATCTTCCCGGGAATGGCCATCGTACTGTGCTGTATGGCGCTCAACCTCATGGGCGACGGCTTACGGGACGCCCTCGATCCCAGATTGAAGGATTAG
- a CDS encoding ABC transporter substrate-binding protein, which translates to MRKFLITLTLAAALLFTLSSCGSDTAKTEKPAAAKKEETPAKNNADREMVVALPSLPSTADSMNHSTIYARTGLNLQTYDTLIAKDGDGNYIPNMAESYKMSDDATECAVTLRKGIKWWDGTEVKASDVKYTVERAKVSSGVQTTALADVDHVEVSDDYTFKFVLKNANVALIEYLTYVFILQEKFTTAAGKDYGTAPDKVMGSGPYKLVEWVPGDYLRFEAFEDYWNGAPNIKKIRLKVITDVNAAVIALQTGELHLYLGDIPFNSTQAIESSPKLTLEYANSNRFNYVVFNTENELFSDVRVRQAVAKGINREEMLIVALEDAKNGTIVDSPGGPDFAGFPGTGFWPWSYNPEEAAKEIEELGKKGQSVTIATLNFEPYIKVATKLQADLSKIGLTADIRQMENSAFVDAVCGRGDYVLAVSFNNYGGKDCDISFSNSLSSKYGMSGNYARYKDEKLDALILAAKSVVDPEARKAAYLEAGKYWDSVVVNVPLFVGKSTRAYSKELTIDKGLSQYDKYYHFKWAD; encoded by the coding sequence ATGAGGAAGTTCTTGATTACCCTGACACTCGCCGCCGCTCTGCTTTTCACGCTTTCATCCTGCGGCTCGGATACCGCGAAAACCGAAAAGCCGGCTGCCGCAAAAAAAGAAGAGACTCCCGCGAAGAATAACGCCGACCGTGAAATGGTCGTGGCCCTTCCGAGCCTCCCCAGTACCGCCGACAGCATGAACCACTCGACGATTTACGCGAGAACCGGGCTCAACCTGCAAACCTATGACACTCTGATCGCCAAAGACGGCGACGGCAACTACATCCCGAACATGGCGGAAAGCTACAAAATGTCCGACGACGCCACGGAATGCGCGGTGACCCTGCGCAAAGGCATCAAATGGTGGGACGGAACCGAAGTCAAAGCGTCCGACGTGAAGTACACCGTGGAGCGGGCGAAAGTCTCCTCGGGCGTGCAGACGACGGCCCTTGCCGACGTGGATCACGTGGAAGTCAGCGATGACTACACGTTCAAATTTGTGCTGAAAAACGCCAATGTGGCGCTGATTGAGTATCTGACCTATGTATTTATCCTTCAGGAGAAGTTTACGACGGCCGCGGGCAAAGACTACGGCACGGCCCCCGACAAAGTCATGGGCAGCGGCCCCTACAAGCTCGTCGAATGGGTTCCCGGGGACTATCTGCGTTTCGAGGCCTTCGAGGACTATTGGAACGGCGCGCCGAACATCAAAAAAATCAGGCTGAAAGTCATTACCGACGTCAATGCCGCCGTGATCGCGCTGCAGACAGGGGAATTGCACCTTTACCTAGGCGATATTCCCTTCAACAGCACCCAGGCCATAGAATCCTCGCCGAAGCTGACGCTGGAGTACGCCAATTCCAACCGCTTCAACTATGTGGTCTTCAATACGGAAAATGAGCTCTTCTCCGACGTCCGTGTCCGCCAGGCCGTGGCCAAGGGCATCAACCGCGAGGAAATGCTGATTGTCGCTTTGGAAGACGCCAAAAACGGCACCATCGTCGATTCTCCCGGCGGGCCTGACTTCGCGGGATTCCCCGGAACAGGCTTCTGGCCCTGGTCCTACAATCCCGAAGAAGCCGCCAAAGAAATTGAGGAACTGGGGAAGAAAGGGCAGAGCGTAACGATTGCCACGCTGAACTTTGAGCCCTACATCAAAGTCGCCACGAAGCTGCAGGCGGATTTGTCCAAGATCGGGCTCACGGCCGATATCCGGCAGATGGAAAACAGCGCTTTCGTAGACGCGGTCTGCGGCAGGGGCGACTATGTCCTGGCCGTGAGCTTCAACAACTACGGCGGCAAAGACTGCGATATTTCCTTCAGCAATTCCCTTTCAAGCAAATACGGCATGTCCGGCAATTACGCCCGCTATAAGGACGAAAAGCTCGACGCCCTGATCCTCGCGGCCAAATCCGTGGTGGATCCCGAAGCCAGAAAGGCGGCCTATCTGGAAGCCGGCAAATATTGGGACAGCGTCGTGGTCAACGTGCCGCTTTTCGTCGGCAAATCCACGCGGGCCTATTCCAAAGAACTGACCATTGACAAGGGACTTTCCCAGTACGACAAATATTATCATTTCAAATGGGCGGATTAA
- a CDS encoding ABC transporter ATP-binding protein, which produces MAPLIRTEHLKKYFKVNDGVLHAVDDINLEIYPGRNLGLVGESSCGKSTLGRLVIRLLEPTAGKVFFEGKDILSFTKQERKDLHREMQMIFQDSYSSLNPRMSVFELISEPLVVNHVYAAHQEMAERIYRLMDMVGLARRFANSYPHELDGGRRQRIGVARALAINPKFVVCDEPVSALDASIQAQILNLLMDLQDGLGLTYLFITHDLSVVKHISKEIAVMYMGQCIEKCTTKELFKNPLHPYSKALLASIPIPSLDVKMSRQVIRGEVSNPIDPKPGCRFAPRCDHACDRCKEEQKLTDQGNGHFVACSLYPGA; this is translated from the coding sequence ATGGCGCCATTGATCAGAACGGAACATCTCAAAAAATACTTCAAAGTCAACGACGGCGTCTTGCACGCGGTCGACGACATCAATCTTGAAATCTATCCGGGGAGGAATCTCGGGCTCGTCGGCGAAAGCAGCTGCGGCAAATCGACCTTGGGCCGCCTTGTCATCCGGCTTCTGGAACCCACGGCGGGAAAGGTCTTTTTCGAGGGAAAGGATATCCTCAGCTTTACGAAGCAGGAAAGAAAGGATCTCCACAGGGAAATGCAGATGATTTTTCAGGATTCCTATTCGAGTCTGAATCCGCGGATGTCGGTATTTGAACTGATCTCCGAGCCCCTCGTGGTCAATCATGTCTACGCCGCCCATCAGGAGATGGCGGAGCGGATATATCGTCTCATGGATATGGTGGGCTTGGCCCGGCGTTTCGCCAACAGCTATCCCCATGAACTGGACGGGGGCCGGCGACAACGGATCGGCGTGGCTAGGGCTCTCGCCATCAACCCGAAATTTGTCGTCTGCGACGAGCCGGTCAGCGCCCTTGACGCCTCCATTCAGGCGCAGATTCTCAATTTGCTCATGGATCTGCAAGACGGCCTGGGCCTGACCTATCTTTTCATCACCCATGATTTGAGCGTAGTCAAGCATATTTCCAAAGAAATCGCCGTCATGTACATGGGGCAGTGCATTGAAAAATGCACGACAAAGGAATTGTTCAAAAATCCCCTTCATCCCTACTCCAAGGCGCTTCTGGCCTCGATCCCGATCCCCAGCCTCGACGTCAAAATGAGTAGGCAAGTGATCCGTGGCGAGGTTTCCAATCCCATAGACCCCAAACCGGGCTGCCGCTTCGCGCCCCGCTGTGACCATGCCTGCGACCGATGCAAGGAAGAGCAGAAACTGACGGATCAGGGAAACGGGCACTTTGTGGCCTGCTCCCTGTACCCCGGCGCGTAG
- the acpS gene encoding holo-ACP synthase, with protein MKLVGIGNDIIEVSRIEKAVQKERFQKRVFTENEIAVMEARKTKYEGYAGRFAGKEAVAKALGTGVSGFGWNDIEILNDRRGKPYVLLHGPIPELYPGIRIEVTISHLKEYAVATAVAWME; from the coding sequence ATGAAACTTGTCGGCATCGGAAACGATATCATCGAGGTCTCTCGCATCGAAAAGGCCGTGCAGAAAGAGCGCTTTCAAAAGCGTGTCTTTACGGAAAATGAGATTGCGGTCATGGAAGCGCGGAAGACGAAATATGAAGGCTACGCGGGCAGATTCGCGGGGAAGGAAGCGGTGGCCAAGGCGCTGGGAACCGGCGTCAGCGGATTCGGCTGGAACGACATCGAGATCCTGAACGACCGCCGGGGGAAGCCCTATGTTTTGCTACACGGCCCCATACCGGAGCTTTATCCCGGGATCCGGATCGAGGTTACGATCTCCCATTTGAAGGAATACGCCGTGGCGACGGCCGTCGCCTGGATGGAATGA
- the hslO gene encoding Hsp33 family molecular chaperone HslO translates to MGKLLRGISKNAKFVICDTSDIITRAQDIHECAPTTLDAFGRMLTAGVMMASYLKGSELMTLKTESDGPLRAITVTADAAGAVKGFVSDPGADLPRQEDGRYNVPALIGKGYLRVIKDLGLKEPYVGISELVSGGIAKDLAYYYFTSEQTPTVISVSVHLSPEGKILTAGGYLVQLLPGAEERFITALEQKIDAILEITELLEGGMSLRDIAELLYDDMGSEPKRRVEDFDILEEKTAEYRCNCSRERFLKGIEALGKEELRKIFREEKEEKLEVVCQFCKTKYFYRADDFKTFLEE, encoded by the coding sequence TTGGGAAAATTATTGAGAGGCATCAGCAAAAACGCGAAATTTGTGATCTGTGACACGAGCGATATCATTACAAGGGCGCAGGATATCCATGAATGCGCGCCCACAACACTTGACGCCTTCGGCCGGATGCTCACGGCGGGCGTTATGATGGCGAGCTATCTGAAAGGGAGCGAGCTCATGACCTTAAAGACCGAAAGCGACGGACCATTGCGGGCGATTACCGTAACGGCCGACGCCGCGGGGGCCGTCAAGGGTTTTGTGTCCGATCCCGGGGCCGATCTTCCCCGGCAGGAAGACGGCAGGTACAATGTTCCAGCCCTGATCGGGAAAGGTTATCTCCGGGTCATCAAAGACCTCGGGCTCAAAGAGCCCTATGTGGGCATATCGGAACTCGTCTCGGGCGGGATCGCCAAGGATCTCGCCTATTATTACTTCACTTCGGAACAGACGCCCACCGTCATCAGCGTCAGCGTGCATCTTTCGCCCGAAGGAAAGATTCTTACGGCGGGCGGCTATCTCGTGCAACTGCTCCCGGGCGCGGAGGAGCGCTTTATTACCGCGCTTGAACAAAAAATTGACGCGATCCTTGAGATTACCGAACTCCTTGAGGGCGGCATGTCCCTCCGGGATATCGCGGAGCTCCTCTACGATGATATGGGCAGCGAGCCGAAAAGGCGCGTGGAGGATTTTGATATCCTCGAGGAAAAAACGGCGGAATACCGCTGCAATTGCAGCAGGGAGCGCTTCCTCAAAGGCATAGAGGCCCTCGGAAAAGAAGAACTCCGCAAAATTTTCCGCGAGGAAAAAGAAGAAAAACTGGAAGTGGTCTGCCAATTTTGCAAGACGAAGTATTTCTACAGGGCGGATGATTTCAAAACATTTTTGGAGGAATAA
- the pepT gene encoding peptidase T — protein MTTKNTSYDKELLERFLRYVKIDSPADPESGTCPSTKYQLEMAAVLAADLKETGLSEVKVDENGFVTGTLEGNVEGVPTIGFIAHMDTVHTFNGLGVKPRVIENYDGKDVVLNEKENIVLSPKDFPKLPERSGQTLVVTDGTTLLGADDKAGVVEIIEAVKYLKEHPEIKHGKVRVAFTPDEEIGTGIHRFDVAGFGCQFAYTMDGGEPGELEYENFNAASAVIDIVGRDIHPGRSKNKMINSMMIAMELHAMLPVAQRPEYTEGYEGFFLMMKFTGTVENTQIRYIIRDHDKTKFEEKKALITAAVNYMAQKYKDAKITLELKDSYFNMREKIEPVMEIVELAKRSMEEVGITPLIRPIRGGTDGATLSYMGLPCPNIFTGGDNYHGKYEFITVEAMERAKALIIRIIENVAAGK, from the coding sequence ATGACAACGAAAAACACAAGTTACGACAAAGAATTGCTGGAGCGCTTTTTGCGCTATGTGAAGATTGATTCCCCGGCGGACCCCGAAAGCGGAACCTGCCCCAGCACCAAATATCAGCTGGAGATGGCTGCGGTACTGGCCGCAGACTTGAAGGAAACAGGCCTTTCCGAGGTAAAGGTCGACGAAAACGGTTTTGTGACAGGGACTCTTGAAGGAAACGTCGAAGGCGTTCCGACCATCGGTTTCATCGCCCATATGGATACGGTCCATACCTTCAACGGATTGGGCGTCAAGCCCCGGGTCATTGAAAACTATGACGGGAAGGACGTCGTCCTCAACGAAAAGGAAAACATCGTGCTCTCGCCCAAAGATTTCCCGAAACTCCCCGAAAGATCAGGCCAGACCCTTGTTGTCACCGACGGGACTACGCTTTTGGGGGCCGACGACAAGGCGGGGGTCGTGGAAATCATCGAGGCCGTCAAATATCTGAAAGAACATCCCGAAATCAAGCATGGCAAGGTCCGGGTCGCCTTTACGCCCGACGAGGAAATCGGGACGGGCATCCACCGCTTTGACGTGGCGGGTTTCGGTTGCCAATTCGCCTATACCATGGACGGCGGCGAGCCGGGCGAACTTGAATACGAAAACTTCAACGCGGCCTCGGCGGTCATTGATATCGTGGGACGGGATATTCATCCGGGCCGCTCGAAAAACAAGATGATCAATTCCATGATGATCGCCATGGAACTCCACGCCATGCTGCCTGTCGCTCAAAGACCCGAATACACCGAAGGTTACGAGGGCTTTTTCCTGATGATGAAATTCACGGGGACTGTGGAAAATACCCAAATCCGCTATATTATCCGGGATCATGACAAGACAAAATTCGAAGAAAAAAAGGCCCTGATCACAGCGGCCGTAAACTATATGGCGCAAAAATACAAAGACGCGAAAATTACGCTGGAACTCAAGGATTCTTACTTCAATATGCGGGAAAAAATCGAACCCGTCATGGAGATTGTCGAGCTCGCCAAACGCTCCATGGAAGAAGTCGGGATAACGCCCCTGATCCGACCCATTCGCGGCGGTACAGACGGGGCGACGCTTTCCTATATGGGGCTGCCCTGTCCC
- a CDS encoding ABC transporter ATP-binding protein, with protein MSRETANLLEVKNLRVIYKTDQKPVCAVNGISFSVNSGETIGLVGETGAGKTTCALSILRLLPERTGRILEGEIRFKGDDLLKKSEKEMRAIRGGSIAMVFQDPMTSLNPVKLVGNQIMESLEIHNLDRKGKKDLEARVDELLSLVGIPPVRKSEYPHQFSGGMKQRVVIAIALACNPELIIADEPTTALDVTIQAQVLAMINELKEKMGTSMIMITHDLGVVAQTCDKVAVMYAGEIIEQGAAADIFKGENHHPYTVGLFGSIPNLEVETARLSPIEGLMPNPTDLPEGCKFHPRCKHSRKICETTTPAVWEEKGHKICCHLFSQKEFMEEKD; from the coding sequence ATGAGCCGGGAAACGGCAAATTTACTGGAAGTGAAAAATCTCAGGGTCATCTACAAGACGGACCAAAAACCGGTTTGCGCCGTAAACGGAATCAGTTTTTCCGTGAATTCCGGCGAGACCATCGGACTCGTGGGCGAGACGGGGGCGGGAAAAACCACGTGCGCGCTCTCCATTCTGCGCCTGCTTCCCGAGAGGACCGGACGGATCCTCGAGGGGGAAATTCGCTTCAAAGGCGACGATTTATTGAAAAAAAGCGAAAAGGAAATGCGCGCGATCCGGGGAGGATCCATCGCCATGGTCTTTCAAGACCCCATGACGAGCCTGAATCCCGTCAAACTGGTCGGCAATCAGATTATGGAGTCGCTGGAGATTCACAATCTGGACCGCAAAGGGAAAAAAGACCTGGAAGCACGGGTGGACGAACTCCTTTCCCTCGTGGGCATACCGCCGGTCCGAAAATCGGAATATCCCCACCAGTTTTCCGGGGGCATGAAGCAAAGGGTCGTGATCGCCATCGCGCTGGCCTGTAATCCCGAGCTGATCATTGCCGATGAGCCCACGACGGCTCTCGACGTGACGATACAAGCTCAGGTTCTGGCCATGATTAACGAGCTCAAAGAAAAAATGGGGACCTCGATGATTATGATCACGCATGATTTGGGCGTCGTCGCCCAGACCTGCGACAAGGTCGCCGTCATGTACGCCGGCGAGATCATCGAACAAGGCGCCGCCGCGGATATTTTCAAAGGGGAAAACCATCATCCCTATACCGTGGGTCTGTTCGGCTCCATTCCCAACCTTGAGGTGGAAACCGCAAGACTTTCCCCCATAGAGGGCCTGATGCCCAATCCCACGGATTTGCCCGAGGGCTGCAAATTCCACCCGCGCTGCAAGCACAGCCGAAAAATTTGCGAAACGACGACGCCCGCCGTCTGGGAGGAAAAGGGGCACAAAATTTGCTGCCATTTGTTCTCACAAAAAGAATTCATGGAAGAAAAGGATTGA
- a CDS encoding ABC transporter permease: MTRYVLKKLFAIIPTLLVVVFIVFFLMNLTPGSPAMTILGQDATPEQIEQLNHELGYDVPFIFRYFRYLIQLIQGNMGRSYVTNRPVFTEVLVRFPTTAVLAVYSMAIGVAISLPIGVVSAVKQYSILDTAGVVTAMFFACIPAFWLGLMLILIFALKLRLLPSYGAGTIIHFILPAFTQAIPQSARTMRLTRTSMLEVIRQDYIRMARSKGQIETKVVISHALTNALLPVITMIGVDFGFILGGAIVVERVFSINGVGMLILDSINHKDVPMVTGCAVIFCICYMLVLLLVDILYAFIDPRIRARYRGKKN; encoded by the coding sequence ATGACCAGGTATGTGCTGAAAAAACTCTTCGCCATTATTCCCACGCTGCTGGTGGTGGTTTTCATTGTGTTTTTTCTGATGAATCTCACCCCCGGCTCTCCCGCCATGACCATATTGGGGCAGGACGCCACGCCGGAGCAGATCGAGCAGCTGAATCATGAACTCGGATATGACGTTCCCTTTATTTTTCGTTATTTCCGCTATCTGATTCAGCTGATCCAGGGAAATATGGGGAGAAGTTACGTCACAAACCGACCGGTTTTTACGGAAGTTCTGGTCCGCTTTCCGACGACGGCCGTTCTGGCCGTGTATTCCATGGCCATCGGCGTGGCCATTTCGCTCCCCATCGGCGTTGTCAGCGCCGTCAAGCAGTACAGTATTCTCGATACGGCAGGCGTCGTTACCGCCATGTTTTTCGCGTGCATCCCGGCCTTTTGGCTGGGACTCATGCTGATCCTGATTTTCGCGCTGAAACTGCGCCTGTTGCCGTCTTACGGCGCGGGGACCATCATTCATTTCATTCTCCCCGCCTTTACGCAGGCGATTCCCCAGAGCGCGCGGACCATGCGCCTGACGCGGACGTCCATGCTCGAAGTCATCCGGCAGGACTATATCCGGATGGCCAGGAGCAAGGGGCAGATCGAGACAAAGGTCGTCATCAGCCACGCGCTGACCAACGCCTTGCTTCCGGTGATCACCATGATCGGCGTCGATTTCGGCTTCATCCTGGGCGGCGCCATTGTGGTCGAGCGGGTTTTTTCAATAAACGGCGTCGGGATGCTGATTCTCGATTCCATTAACCACAAGGACGTCCCCATGGTTACCGGCTGCGCCGTCATCTTCTGCATCTGCTATATGCTGGTGCTTTTGCTGGTGGATATTCTCTACGCCTTTATCGATCCGCGGATCCGGGCGAGATACCGGGGGAAGAAAAATTGA
- a CDS encoding TatD family hydrolase, producing MGGLTDTHVHLDMREFRRDRTEVLERIKENMDFVVNIGCDVKSSRESVRLAEKYPFVYAAVGIHPSDITGFCYEWEVELEKLCAHPKVVALGEIGLDYHWMTEPAEVQREVFAELLSLAEKVKKPVVIHTREAMEDTLRVLSDYPETRGIMHCYPGSVAEIPRLKNFTFGIGGVLTFPNSKNLREVVEKTPIDRLVLETDCPFLTPAPFRGKRNEPLYTEYVAREIARIKEMDYEDVVRITNENARAVYGIKG from the coding sequence ATGGGCGGATTGACCGATACCCATGTCCATTTGGACATGCGGGAGTTCCGGCGGGACCGGACGGAAGTGCTTGAGCGGATCAAAGAAAATATGGACTTTGTGGTCAACATTGGCTGCGATGTGAAAAGCTCCCGGGAGAGCGTCCGGCTTGCGGAAAAATACCCCTTTGTCTACGCCGCCGTGGGGATTCATCCCTCGGACATCACGGGCTTTTGCTATGAGTGGGAAGTGGAGCTTGAAAAACTCTGCGCCCATCCGAAGGTGGTGGCTCTGGGAGAAATCGGTCTCGACTATCACTGGATGACGGAACCCGCCGAAGTCCAGCGGGAGGTGTTCGCGGAGCTGCTCAGTCTCGCGGAAAAGGTTAAAAAACCTGTCGTGATCCACACCCGGGAAGCCATGGAGGATACGCTCCGGGTACTTTCGGATTATCCGGAAACAAGGGGCATCATGCACTGTTACCCGGGTTCCGTCGCGGAAATCCCGCGCTTGAAAAACTTTACTTTCGGGATCGGCGGCGTGCTCACGTTCCCCAATTCGAAAAACCTGCGGGAAGTCGTCGAAAAGACTCCGATTGACCGGCTCGTCCTCGAGACGGACTGCCCCTTTCTGACGCCCGCTCCCTTCCGGGGGAAGCGCAACGAGCCTCTGTACACGGAATACGTGGCCCGAGAGATCGCCCGGATCAAGGAAATGGACTATGAGGACGTCGTGCGGATCACCAACGAAAACGCCAGGGCCGTCTACGGGATCAAGGGCTAG